AGCGTGCGGTGAGCTGCATCGTGAGCGATGGTTGTCAATCCGCGCTGATATGCACCAATCAGGAGGACGGCCAGCGGGTAGAGCCACCACGAGACAGACACGGTCGCAAGCGTGCACGCTGCGATAACAGCGTAATCTTTCGCAATGTAGGCGGCCCCTGTGATGTTGTCGGGCCTTAGCTCCGAAAGTTGCTTATTGATCTCCCGGCTGAATTGGACGGCCTCATAGCGTGATGACCTCAGTTTCCAAGCGTCTGCCTGATTCATGAGAACCTCTTCCTGATTGCCTTGCAGGTTGTCAGATTGCGGAAAGCGCCTTGTCCAGATCGCGCAAGATGTCGTTGACATCTTCGATGCCGACACAAAGCCGGATTGAGCCGCCAAATATGCCGGCGGCTTCGCGCTTTTCCCGGGGGACGGTGGTGTGGGTCGTCGAGACAGGATGAGTCACGAGCGTGCGGGCATCTCCCACATTGGAAACGTGATACATCAAGTCAATGTTCTGGATGAACTTTCGCCCGGCCAGTTCGTCTTCCACCTCGAACATGACCATCGCCCCGTGTCCATATGCGGTGTTGAGTGTCTGTTCGACGATTTCCCGATCGGCGCCTTCGAAGAGCCCCGGGTAAAAAACCCGACGCACTTTAGGATGCTCCTTTAGAACGCCAGCCACGATCCTGGCATTGGCGCAGTGCTGCTTCATGCGAAGCGGCAGCGTTTCAAGCCCTTGGATCAGTTGAAAGCTCGCAAACGGGGAGATGGCTGCACCGGTATCGCGT
This genomic stretch from Bradyrhizobium daqingense harbors:
- a CDS encoding PLP-dependent transferase, which encodes MTWLRDTGAAISPFASFQLIQGLETLPLRMKQHCANARIVAGVLKEHPKVRRVFYPGLFEGADREIVEQTLNTAYGHGAMVMFEVEDELAGRKFIQNIDLMYHVSNVGDARTLVTHPVSTTHTTVPREKREAAGIFGGSIRLCVGIEDVNDILRDLDKALSAI